Proteins co-encoded in one Marinomonas sp. IMCC 4694 genomic window:
- the rhaI gene encoding L-rhamnose catabolism isomerase, with translation MKQLIDQNWLQEQNAKQEAAVTSDYNALAEKLDRSGIKIDTILEQAKQFTVAVPSWGVGTGGTRFARFPGKGEPRNIFEKLDDCSVIQLLSQATPAVSLHIPWDRPKDPSELRQYAEQYGLHFDAMNSNTFQDQIGQEESYKFGSLTHTNKAVREQAIAHNIDVVELGQKLGSKALTVWVGDGSNFPGQQHFKNSFTHYLESIKEVYNSLPDDWNMLLEHKIFEPAFYSTVIQDWGSSYLAAKETGERCLSLVDLGHHAPNVNIEMIVSRLAQFGKLGGFHFNDSKYGDDDLDSGSINPYQLFLIFNELTDIRAQDPSYSPFYMLDQSHNVTDPIESLMYSAAEVQRAFVKSLLVDRSALTQYQEANDPMMAQASLKQAYNLDVEPILQMARLQAGGAIDPVSCYRASGYRAAVAKARPADPNKTGSGIV, from the coding sequence ATGAAACAACTTATTGATCAAAACTGGCTACAAGAGCAAAACGCCAAACAAGAAGCGGCGGTTACTAGCGATTACAATGCGCTGGCGGAAAAACTGGATCGCTCCGGCATCAAAATCGATACTATTTTAGAGCAAGCTAAGCAATTTACCGTTGCAGTTCCTTCTTGGGGTGTCGGCACGGGTGGTACGCGTTTCGCGCGTTTTCCGGGCAAAGGCGAGCCACGCAATATCTTTGAAAAGCTTGACGACTGCTCGGTTATTCAACTGCTATCACAAGCCACGCCAGCCGTGTCCTTGCATATTCCTTGGGACAGACCAAAAGATCCAAGCGAACTACGCCAATACGCTGAGCAATATGGCTTGCACTTTGATGCGATGAATTCCAACACATTCCAAGATCAAATCGGTCAGGAAGAATCGTACAAATTCGGCAGTTTGACGCACACCAACAAAGCCGTGCGTGAACAAGCCATTGCTCACAACATTGACGTGGTGGAACTAGGTCAAAAGTTGGGATCAAAAGCCCTCACGGTTTGGGTGGGCGATGGGTCTAACTTCCCTGGCCAACAACACTTTAAAAACAGCTTCACGCATTATTTAGAAAGCATTAAAGAAGTTTATAACAGCCTACCAGATGACTGGAACATGCTGCTAGAACACAAAATCTTTGAACCGGCTTTCTACTCAACCGTGATTCAAGATTGGGGCAGCAGCTACCTTGCAGCAAAAGAAACCGGCGAGCGTTGCTTGTCTCTGGTGGATTTGGGGCATCATGCGCCAAACGTCAACATCGAAATGATCGTCAGTCGTCTTGCGCAATTCGGCAAGCTAGGCGGATTCCATTTCAACGACAGTAAATACGGTGATGATGATTTGGACAGCGGTTCTATCAACCCTTATCAGCTATTCCTGATCTTCAATGAATTGACCGACATTCGTGCGCAAGATCCGTCTTACAGCCCGTTTTACATGTTGGATCAATCCCATAACGTCACCGACCCAATCGAAAGTTTGATGTACAGCGCCGCCGAAGTACAACGCGCCTTCGTGAAAAGTTTATTGGTAGATCGCAGCGCGTTAACTCAATACCAAGAAGCAAATGATCCAATGATGGCGCAAGCTAGCTTGAAACAAGCTTATAACTTGGACGTCGAGCCAATCTTACAAATGGCACGTTTACAAGCTGGAGGCGCCATTGATCCAGTGAGCTGTTACCGAGCAAGCGGCTATCGCGCAGCTGTTGCTAAGGCTCGTCCTGCAGATCCGAATAAAACTGGCTCAGGGATTGTATAA